Proteins from a single region of Chanodichthys erythropterus isolate Z2021 chromosome 13, ASM2448905v1, whole genome shotgun sequence:
- the adamts8a gene encoding A disintegrin and metalloproteinase with thrombospondin motifs 8, producing MVSTIVCYILFLVNLMSQFALGELNEEEETVPINLAFRRGVFWRNEERQRFKINAFGQLFVLDLTPDSKFVSPALSVQRIKAKDLPAILDASRSGGALRDVTQYGDSGADLRDCFYTGTVNSEKESVVAVSLCHGIQGTFIAQGDEYFIQPKASAKTTGKSFTQVHVVKRRVFSNIRRASNMAFDQMKVDRYVKERNLNSSEDEDGKMRRAKRFVSAARYIETLIVADASMTRFYGDEIKHYLLAVMSMAAQIYAHPSLKNAVSLVVVKMVVVEDEEVGPELSSNGGVALRNFCMWQQLFNPGSQRDPEHYDTAILFTRKDICGYKDCDTLGVADVGTMCDPKRSCSVIEDNGLQAAFTVSHELGHVLSMPHDDSKNCEKWFGHLNGHHMMAPFFVHLNKTLPWSPCSALYITEFFDNGHGDCLLDPPEKAIPLPTELPGHKFGLHRQCQQAFGDKYTQCPNAPEDQACAQLWCQEEGKIQCTTRNGSLPWAEGTPCGEDRRCREGLCVSSALEEAGEEKVPVNGGWGEWGPWGPCSRTCGGGVEFSHRECTAPVPQNGGSYCVGQRVKYQSCNTQTCPEDHGKSFREEQCEKHNSDRYLDIQGNIKQWIPKYSGVSPRDRCKLVCRAKGSNEFKVFEAKVVDGTTCGPDTTSICVQGQCIKAGCDQVIGSNEKLDKCGICGGDSTTCRKISGSLNKATIGYIDIVTIPAGATNIDIKQRSHRGIAHDGNYLAVKAEGGTYILNGNFSVSMAEQDIPVPGAMLRYSGSSTTLERLLSFQTLREPITVQLLSTAGDTSPPRIKYTFFLPRDVPFSKPGTESRISAHVILPFGGADWVLGEWSECSKSCGAGWSRRSVECRDGQGSLSYLCDADLRPADIQPCGDLPCPMWQMGPWSACSRTCGPGERHRTVVCVDYMGKVLGHEKCNPDKRPEVVVGECFYQDC from the exons ATGGTATCCACAATAGTTTGTTATATACTTTTCTTAGTCAATCTTATGTCTCAGTTTGCTCTGGGTGAGCTAAACGAGGAAGAGGAGACTGTGCCAATAAACCTTGCATTCAGAAGAGGTGTTTTTTGGAGGAATGAAGAGAGACAGCGTTTTAAGATCAATGCCTTTGGCCAGCTTTTTGTGCTTGACCTGACGCCGGACAGCAAGTTCGTGTCTCCAGCATTAAGCGTCCAGCGCATTAAAGCAAAAGATCTCCCCGCGATTCTGGACGCCTCCAGGAGCGGAGGTGCTCTCAGGGATGTCACCCAGTATGGAGACAGCGGTGCGGACCTCAGAGACTGTTTCTACACAGGAACGGTCAACTCTGAAAAGGAATCTGTAGTTGCTGTCAGTTTATGTCACGGCATCCAGGGTACTTTCATAGCGCAAGGGGACGAGTACTTTATTCAGCCCAAAGCAAGTGCCAAGACCACCGGGAAATCTTTTACGCAGGTGCACGTAGTTAAAAGGCGAGTCTTTTCTAACATCCGGAGAGCCTCAAATATGGCCTTTGATCAAATGAAAGTGGACCGTTATGTGAAAGAGAGAAACTTGAACTCTAGTGAAGACGAAGACGGCAAAATGAGACGCGCAAAAAGATTTGTGTCAGCTGCGAGATACATCGAGACACTGATAGTGGCCGACGCTTCCATGACACGTTTCTATGGAGACGAGATAAAG CACTACCTCCTGGCAGTGATGTCCATGGCAGCACAGATCTATGCACATCCCAGTCTGAAAAATGCTGTTAGTCTGGTGGTAGTAAAGATGGTGGTTGTTGAGGATGAGGAGGTGGGACCTGAGCTTTCAAGCAATGGCGGTGTTGCCCTGCGTAACTTCTGCATGTGGCAACAACTTTTCAACCCAGGCAGCCAGAGGGATCCTGAGCACTATGACACTGCCATCCTGTTCACTAGAAAG GATATTTGTGGATATAAGGATTGTGACACTCTGGGTGTAGCTGATGTTGGCACTATGTGTGACCCCAAAAGAAGCTGCTCAGTTATAGAGGACAACGGCCTCCAGGCAGCGTTTACTGTGTCACATGAACTCG GCCATGTACTCAGCATGCCACATGATGATTCTAAAAATTGTGAGAAATGGTTTGGACATCTCAATGGACATCATATGATGGCTCCTTTCTTCGTTCACCTCAACAAAACTCTTCCCTGGTCTCCATGTAGTGCACTATACATCACAGAGTTCTTCGACAATGGCCACG GTGACTGTTTGCTGGATCCACCAGAGAAGGCCATCCCTTTACCCACTGAGCTCCCCGGTCATAAGTTTGGTCTACACCGTCAGTGCCAGCAGGCGTTTGGGGACAAATACACCCAATGTCCAAATGCTCCTGAAGATCAGGCATGTGCACAGCTGTGGTGTCAAGAGGAAGGAAAGATACAGTGCACCACCAGGAATGGAAGCCTCCCCTGGGCCGAAGGTACACCCTGTGGGGAGGACAGGCGATGTCGTGAGGGCTTGTGTGTGTCGAGTGCACTGGAAGAGGCGGGAGAGGAGAAG GTGCCAGTCAATGGTGGGTGGGGAGAGTGGGGCCCTTGGGGGCCATGTTCACGGACATGTGGTGGGGGTGTGGAGTTTTCTCACCGTGAGTGCACTGCTCCAGTGCCACAGAATGGGGGATCGTACTGTGTGGGACAGAGGGTCAAATACCAGTCCTGCAATACTCAGACTTGCCCAGAGGACCAtg GAAAAAGCTTCAGAGAGGAGCAGTGTGAGAAGCATAACAGTGACCGTTACTTGGACATTCAAGGGAACATAAAGCAGTGGATCCCCAAATATTCTGGTGTCTCTCCACGAGACCGCTGCAAACTCGTCTGCCGAGCCAAAGGGAGCAATGAATTCAAAGTTTTTGAAGCCAAG GTAGTGGATGGCACCACCTGCGGGCCAGACACCACATCTATCTGTGTTCAGGGCCAGTGCATCAAAGCAGGTTGTGACCAGGTGATAGGCTCAAATGAAAAGCTGGATAAGTGTGGTATCTGTGGAGGCGACAGTACGACTTGTAGGAAAATAAGTGGTTCACTGAACAAAGCTAc TATTGGCTACATTGATATTGTTACCATCCCGGCTGGGGCTACTAATATTGACATAAAGCAACGCAGCCATCGAGGCATTGCACACGACGGTAACTACTTAGCCGTAAAGGCGGAAGGTGGAACCTACATCCTGAATGGAAATTTCTCAGTGTCTATGGCAGAGCAGGATATCCCAGTGCCTGGTGCCATGCTTCGCTACAGTGGCTCTTCCACCACCTTGGAGCGACTTCTCAGCTTTCAGACACTTCGGGAGCCCATCACTGTCCAGCTGCTGTCCACTGCTGGGGACACCTCACCGCCTAGGATCAAGTATACATTCTTTTTGCCCAGGGATGTGCCTTTTAGCAAACCTGGCACAGAAAGCAGGATTTCGGCACATGTTATCTTGCCTTTTGGTGGAGCTGACTGGGTCTTGGGTGAGTGGTCTGAGTGCTCCAAGAGCTGTGGTGCTGGATGGTCCAGGAGAAGCGTGGAGTGTAGAGATGGGCAGGGATCCCTGTCTTACCTCTGTGATGCTGACCTGCGACCGGCAGACATCCAGCCCTGTGGGGATCTGCCCTGTCCCATGTGGCAAATGGGGCCATGGTCAGCATGCTCACGGACTTGCGGACCCGGAGAGCGCCACCGTACCGTGGTCTGTGTGGACTACATGGGCAAGGTTCTAGGGCATGAGAAGTGCAACCCAGATAAGAGGCCAGAGGTAGTTGTAGGGGAATGTTTTTACCAGGACTGCTAA